A window of Phyllobacterium sp. T1293 contains these coding sequences:
- the murA gene encoding UDP-N-acetylglucosamine 1-carboxyvinyltransferase has protein sequence MDRIKIVGGNKLNGIIPISGAKNAALPLMIASLLTDDTLTLENVPHLADVEQLIRILGNHGVDYSVNGRRERQDGAYSRTIHFTARNIVDTTAPYELVSKMRASFWVIGPLLARMGVATVSLPGGCAIGTRPVDLFIDGLRALGAEIEIENGYVKASAKGGLVGTRFTFPKISVGATHVLMMAATLAKGETIIENAAQEPEVVNLADCLNAMGARVSGAGTSTITIEGVTSLSGARVRVIPDRIETGTYAMAVAMTGGDVILEGADASLLSAALETLGQAGAEISETNSGLRVVRNGHGIMPVDVTTQPFPGFPTDLQAQFMGLMTMAKGTSHITETIFENRFMHVQELARLGAKISLSGQTAKIEGVERLKGAPVMATDLRASVSLVIAGLAAEGETTVNRVYHLDRGFERLEEKLSRCGAVVERISD, from the coding sequence ATGGATCGTATCAAGATTGTTGGCGGTAATAAGCTGAATGGCATCATTCCGATTTCCGGTGCCAAGAATGCGGCCTTGCCGTTGATGATCGCGTCGCTTTTGACGGATGATACGCTGACGCTCGAAAATGTGCCTCATCTGGCCGACGTAGAACAGCTGATCCGCATTCTCGGCAATCATGGCGTTGATTATTCCGTCAATGGCCGCCGTGAACGTCAGGATGGGGCCTATTCCCGCACGATCCATTTCACCGCTCGCAATATTGTCGATACAACAGCGCCCTACGAACTCGTTTCCAAGATGCGTGCAAGCTTCTGGGTCATTGGCCCGCTTCTGGCGCGCATGGGTGTAGCGACCGTATCGCTGCCGGGTGGCTGCGCCATCGGTACACGTCCGGTGGATCTGTTCATTGATGGTCTGCGCGCGCTTGGTGCCGAGATTGAAATCGAGAATGGTTACGTCAAGGCAAGCGCAAAGGGCGGCCTTGTCGGTACACGCTTCACCTTCCCGAAAATATCGGTTGGCGCGACCCATGTGTTGATGATGGCAGCAACCCTTGCCAAGGGCGAGACCATCATCGAGAACGCCGCACAGGAGCCCGAGGTCGTCAATCTTGCCGATTGCCTCAATGCGATGGGCGCACGCGTCAGCGGTGCGGGTACGTCGACAATCACCATTGAAGGCGTCACCAGCCTTTCCGGTGCGCGGGTTCGTGTTATTCCTGATCGTATTGAAACCGGCACCTATGCGATGGCTGTGGCCATGACCGGTGGCGACGTGATCCTCGAAGGTGCCGATGCCAGCCTTTTGAGCGCGGCACTGGAGACACTGGGTCAGGCCGGTGCTGAAATTTCCGAGACAAATTCAGGTCTGCGTGTCGTTCGCAATGGCCACGGCATTATGCCAGTGGATGTGACCACGCAGCCATTCCCCGGCTTCCCGACTGATCTGCAGGCACAGTTCATGGGCCTGATGACCATGGCCAAAGGCACATCGCACATCACCGAGACCATTTTCGAGAATCGCTTCATGCATGTGCAGGAACTGGCTCGTCTTGGCGCGAAAATCTCCCTGTCCGGACAGACGGCAAAGATCGAAGGTGTGGAACGGCTGAAAGGTGCGCCTGTCATGGCAACCGACCTGCGTGCATCCGTATCTCTGGTTATTGCCGGTTTGGCTGCGGAAGGCGAAACAACCGTCAATCGCGTTTATCATCTTGATCGCGGATTTGAGCGTCTGGAAGAAAAGCTGTCCCGTTGTGGCGCTGTTGTGGAACGTATCAGCGACTGA
- the hisD gene encoding histidinol dehydrogenase, with amino-acid sequence MALVLRQSDPDFESRFAAFLLTKREVSEDVDRTVADIIHRVRTEGDAALIEYSQRFDRIDLVQHGIAITSAEIDAAMAAAPLETVEALKLARNRIHSHHQRQMPQDDRYTDALGVELGSRWTAVESVGLYVPGGTASYPSSVLMNAVPAQVAGVERIVMVVPSPDGKLNPLVLVAARLAGVSEIYRVGGAQAIAALAYGTQTIAPVSKIVGPGNAYVAAAKRRVFGQVGIDMIAGPSEVAVLADGDNNPDWIAADLLAQAEHDTASQSILITDDETFGDAVIAAVERQLANLPRTETASASWRDYGAVILVQDLESGLPLVNRIAPEHLEIATDDPEILLAGVRNAGAIFLGRYTPEVIGDYVGGSNHVLPTARSARFSSGLSVLDYVKRTSILKLGVEQLRALGPAAIELARAEGLDAHGNSVAIRLNL; translated from the coding sequence TTGGCATTGGTGTTGAGGCAGTCCGATCCTGATTTTGAATCCCGGTTTGCCGCGTTTCTTCTGACGAAGCGCGAGGTATCGGAAGATGTCGATCGCACAGTTGCCGATATTATTCATAGAGTCCGGACCGAGGGTGACGCAGCGCTAATCGAATATTCCCAGCGTTTTGACCGGATTGATCTCGTTCAGCACGGTATTGCGATTACATCGGCGGAAATCGATGCGGCCATGGCCGCAGCGCCATTGGAAACTGTCGAAGCCCTCAAGCTTGCGCGTAACCGCATTCATTCGCACCATCAGCGGCAGATGCCGCAGGATGACCGCTATACCGATGCCTTGGGTGTCGAGCTTGGCTCGCGTTGGACAGCAGTGGAATCGGTCGGGCTTTATGTGCCCGGCGGCACGGCGAGCTATCCAAGCTCTGTGCTGATGAATGCCGTTCCGGCACAGGTGGCAGGTGTTGAGCGCATTGTCATGGTCGTGCCGTCTCCGGATGGAAAGCTTAATCCACTGGTTCTCGTGGCAGCGCGGCTTGCAGGCGTATCCGAGATTTATCGTGTTGGTGGCGCCCAAGCGATTGCTGCTTTGGCCTATGGCACGCAGACCATTGCTCCCGTGTCGAAGATCGTTGGTCCGGGCAATGCCTATGTGGCGGCTGCCAAACGCCGCGTTTTCGGTCAGGTTGGCATTGATATGATTGCCGGGCCTTCCGAAGTGGCTGTTCTTGCGGATGGCGACAATAACCCTGACTGGATCGCCGCTGATCTTCTGGCGCAGGCAGAACATGACACCGCCTCGCAATCCATATTGATCACCGATGACGAAACGTTTGGCGATGCGGTTATCGCGGCGGTGGAGAGGCAACTGGCAAACCTGCCGCGAACTGAAACCGCAAGTGCCAGCTGGCGTGACTATGGTGCCGTGATTCTGGTGCAGGATCTGGAATCGGGGCTGCCGCTCGTCAATCGTATCGCTCCCGAGCATCTGGAAATCGCCACAGATGATCCCGAAATACTGCTAGCGGGTGTGCGTAACGCCGGTGCCATATTTCTTGGCCGCTATACGCCTGAAGTCATTGGCGATTATGTCGGTGGCTCCAACCACGTATTGCCAACGGCACGGTCAGCACGTTTCTCCTCCGGCCTTTCTGTACTTGACTATGTCAAGCGAACGTCCATCCTGAAACTGGGTGTGGAACAGTTGCGCGCTCTGGGGCCGGCGGCGATAGAACTCGCGCGCGCCGAAGGTCTTGATGCGCATGGCAATTCCGTCGCGATCCGGTTGAACCTATAG
- a CDS encoding Gfo/Idh/MocA family protein yields the protein MDETGEKAAKSSDFGWGIIGSGEIAQRFAADLAFVPDATLVANHSRSLASAEQFRGAFGGKQAYVDLDSFLSNPAVDAVYIATPNSVHLAQALKAVRSGKAILTEKPIAPSHTEASVIQREATRTKVFAMEALWTRFLPAAVAAKTKIDAGEIGTIRRITAELAYAHDYDPESRFFKRSLGGGATLDLGVYCVSLAMYFLGQPQKVSGLWHAAPSGVDMSSEMTLHYDGAEANLSCGFDRDGANHFVIEGTQGALRLDAPFLQAQRLTLYRPFVVATPFGPLKPSSGLFGRLLDRLPIPGRRMEDYPFEGSGLQFEAMAVMNAIRKGEKTSKIMPLSDSINVLRAINIVLAQPATTRVIKI from the coding sequence ATGGATGAAACGGGGGAGAAGGCTGCCAAGAGCAGTGATTTTGGCTGGGGAATCATCGGGAGCGGCGAAATCGCCCAGCGATTCGCCGCCGATCTGGCTTTTGTGCCTGACGCAACTCTTGTCGCCAATCACTCCCGCTCACTTGCCAGCGCCGAACAGTTTCGCGGCGCGTTCGGTGGTAAGCAGGCTTATGTCGATCTCGATTCCTTCCTGTCCAATCCGGCAGTTGACGCCGTTTACATTGCCACGCCCAATTCCGTTCACCTGGCCCAGGCGCTGAAGGCCGTACGGTCAGGCAAGGCAATTCTGACAGAGAAGCCTATTGCCCCTTCGCATACGGAAGCCTCGGTAATCCAGCGCGAAGCGACGCGGACCAAGGTCTTTGCCATGGAGGCCCTATGGACCCGCTTCCTGCCAGCTGCGGTGGCGGCCAAAACAAAGATCGATGCGGGTGAAATCGGCACAATCCGCCGAATCACAGCAGAACTTGCCTATGCCCATGACTACGATCCCGAAAGCCGGTTTTTCAAACGATCACTGGGAGGCGGTGCGACGCTCGATCTCGGCGTTTATTGTGTATCCCTTGCCATGTACTTTCTCGGCCAACCGCAGAAAGTCTCCGGCCTATGGCATGCCGCGCCAAGCGGCGTCGATATGAGTTCGGAAATGACCCTGCATTATGACGGGGCAGAAGCAAATCTTTCCTGCGGGTTTGATCGGGATGGTGCGAATCATTTCGTCATTGAAGGCACGCAGGGCGCATTGCGGCTCGATGCACCCTTTCTCCAGGCGCAAAGACTGACGCTTTACCGGCCATTCGTCGTTGCAACTCCATTTGGCCCGTTAAAACCGTCAAGCGGCCTGTTCGGCAGGCTGCTTGACCGGTTGCCGATTCCCGGCCGTCGGATGGAAGACTATCCCTTTGAAGGCAGTGGACTGCAGTTTGAAGCTATGGCGGTAATGAATGCCATCCGCAAAGGCGAGAAAACCTCGAAGATTATGCCCCTTAGTGACAGCATCAACGTGTTGCGCGCGATTAACATCGTGCTGGCACAGCCTGCCACCACGCGGGTTATCAAAATCTAA
- the yacG gene encoding DNA gyrase inhibitor YacG: MDENNSSAKVTPLRPPRPCPECKRQSQREHYPFCSSRCRNVDLNRWLTGAYVLPAVESADDSEDDSER; encoded by the coding sequence ATGGATGAAAACAATAGCTCGGCGAAAGTAACGCCATTGCGGCCACCAAGGCCATGCCCGGAATGCAAAAGACAATCGCAGCGCGAGCATTACCCGTTTTGCTCAAGCCGCTGCCGCAATGTCGATCTTAATCGCTGGTTGACCGGAGCCTATGTCCTGCCTGCTGTCGAAAGCGCTGACGATAGCGAGGATGATTCGGAGCGCTGA
- a CDS encoding MipA/OmpV family protein, which yields MAYQSKKRFVAVLLSAACLAACSGAALAADAGAVATDGKPVNPARWIVTVGASVEYGSKFEGARTSGFGFMPSFDIRSADEPEGMSAPDDNIDYTLLTLGGLELGPVIGFRSGRDHSDDKAFVGLRHISFTVDGGMFAQYWPIPDRLRVRAEVRQAFNNSGGLVADLSADVFQRYDKFLFSVGPRLSIADSTYMRNAFGVTEDEARHNHRVEAYTPGGGIKSYGIVAATTYSFSDAWSVQLFGRYDRLAGDAAESPVVPRLGSKDQKAVGITWNYSFGVGH from the coding sequence ATGGCGTATCAGAGTAAAAAGCGATTTGTGGCGGTGCTTCTAAGCGCTGCTTGTCTTGCTGCGTGCTCTGGCGCTGCCCTTGCAGCGGATGCAGGAGCGGTCGCCACCGATGGCAAGCCTGTTAATCCTGCCCGCTGGATCGTAACCGTCGGTGCCAGTGTTGAATATGGCAGCAAGTTCGAAGGCGCCCGCACAAGCGGCTTTGGCTTCATGCCTTCCTTTGACATCCGCAGTGCTGACGAGCCCGAGGGCATGAGTGCCCCCGATGACAATATCGACTATACGCTTCTGACATTGGGCGGGCTGGAGCTTGGTCCGGTGATCGGCTTCCGGTCAGGCCGTGATCACTCTGATGACAAAGCCTTTGTCGGCCTGCGCCATATCTCGTTTACTGTCGATGGCGGCATGTTTGCGCAATATTGGCCGATTCCGGATCGCCTGCGTGTGCGTGCCGAGGTGCGGCAGGCCTTCAACAACTCAGGTGGTCTTGTCGCCGATCTGTCAGCCGACGTATTCCAGCGCTATGATAAATTCCTGTTTTCGGTTGGTCCGCGGCTGTCGATCGCTGACAGTACCTATATGCGCAACGCATTTGGCGTGACGGAAGATGAAGCCCGTCACAACCATCGGGTTGAGGCCTATACGCCCGGCGGCGGCATCAAGTCGTACGGCATCGTCGCTGCAACAACCTATTCGTTCTCGGATGCTTGGAGCGTTCAGCTGTTTGGCCGCTACGACCGACTGGCCGGAGATGCAGCTGAAAGTCCTGTTGTGCCAAGGCTCGGGTCCAAGGATCAGAAAGCCGTGGGCATTACCTGGAATTATTCGTTCGGTGTTGGACACTAA
- a CDS encoding amidase, protein MSRSTLSARDRLEQSLTAIAAGGGHAFVKLYPDTAREEADASDGRAREGRLLGPLDGKIVSIKDLFDVAGESTLAGSTMRRNKPVAVRDAVIVERLRKAGAVIPGKTIMTEFAFTAVGLNPHYTVAGNAVDASRVAGGSSTGAGISAADGTSDISIGSDTGGSIRIPASLNGVVGFKPTAKRVPLQGAFPLSPSLDSIGPLARSVADCALADAVMAGEGIILPEPISLTGLRIAVPRGVVLDAMEPEIAKAFENSLRRCERSGAILVECTLDDLIHEMAEATSVGSIAGIEASRVHADWLNDTGLDVDPRVQKPLLRRLAVSEADYIELMQKRRDLIHKMDGFIASHDLLAMPTSPITAPLIASVVENDEFYRQTEGLLLRNPQIANQFDLTAISLPMPDLALPAGLMLFARHGADARLLSMAMSVELLLG, encoded by the coding sequence TTGTCCCGGTCAACCTTATCCGCACGCGATAGACTGGAGCAGAGCCTGACAGCCATAGCCGCTGGAGGCGGGCATGCATTTGTAAAACTCTACCCTGATACTGCGCGGGAGGAGGCAGATGCATCGGACGGGCGTGCGCGCGAAGGACGCCTGCTTGGGCCGTTGGACGGCAAGATCGTTTCAATCAAGGATCTGTTCGATGTGGCGGGGGAATCAACCCTTGCCGGTTCGACCATGCGCCGGAATAAGCCGGTAGCGGTCAGGGATGCAGTGATTGTTGAGCGTCTGCGCAAGGCCGGTGCGGTCATCCCAGGTAAAACCATCATGACCGAGTTCGCCTTCACGGCCGTGGGGCTCAATCCGCATTACACGGTTGCGGGAAACGCTGTTGATGCCAGTCGCGTCGCCGGTGGGTCATCGACCGGCGCGGGCATTTCCGCCGCCGATGGTACAAGCGATATTTCGATTGGCTCGGACACGGGCGGGTCCATTCGTATTCCGGCATCGCTCAACGGCGTCGTGGGTTTCAAACCCACGGCAAAGAGAGTGCCGCTGCAGGGTGCGTTTCCTTTGTCACCGAGTCTTGATTCCATTGGCCCCTTGGCGCGTTCTGTTGCCGATTGCGCTCTGGCGGACGCGGTTATGGCAGGTGAGGGTATAATCCTCCCAGAACCCATATCTTTGACCGGCTTGCGTATAGCCGTGCCACGAGGAGTGGTTCTTGATGCAATGGAACCTGAAATTGCCAAAGCATTCGAAAACAGTCTGCGACGTTGCGAAAGATCAGGCGCTATTCTGGTTGAATGCACGCTGGATGATCTGATCCACGAAATGGCCGAAGCCACATCGGTTGGTTCAATCGCAGGCATAGAGGCCAGCCGTGTTCACGCTGATTGGCTTAATGATACGGGGCTCGATGTCGACCCTCGTGTCCAGAAACCTTTGTTGCGGCGCTTGGCTGTATCGGAAGCGGATTACATCGAACTCATGCAAAAACGGCGTGACCTGATACACAAGATGGACGGTTTCATCGCGTCCCATGATCTTCTCGCGATGCCCACATCGCCGATCACAGCTCCTTTGATCGCCTCTGTTGTCGAGAATGATGAATTCTACAGACAGACCGAGGGCCTGTTGCTGCGCAATCCACAGATAGCCAATCAATTCGATCTGACGGCTATCAGCCTTCCCATGCCCGATCTGGCTTTGCCTGCTGGCTTGATGCTGTTTGCGCGCCATGGCGCCGATGCCAGACTTTTATCGATGGCCATGTCTGTCGAGCTACTGCTTGGCTAG
- a CDS encoding DUF4260 domain-containing protein codes for MTILLRIEGAMVAVLAITAYSLFGLSWWLFIVLFLVPDISMLAYLKGPKIGAICYNAVHLYALPIILLAAGWWSGSKLVLSIGLIWVFHIAIDRALGYGLKFYSAFQDTHLGRIGKKA; via the coding sequence ATGACCATTCTGCTGCGGATTGAAGGAGCAATGGTGGCTGTGCTCGCCATAACAGCTTATTCGCTTTTTGGCCTTAGCTGGTGGCTTTTTATTGTGCTCTTCCTCGTGCCCGATATCTCAATGCTGGCCTATCTCAAAGGTCCGAAGATTGGTGCGATCTGCTATAATGCGGTGCATCTTTATGCTCTGCCTATCATTCTTCTGGCGGCTGGCTGGTGGTCCGGCTCCAAACTCGTCTTGTCCATTGGTTTGATATGGGTATTCCACATCGCCATTGATCGCGCTCTTGGGTACGGCCTGAAATTCTACAGCGCGTTTCAGGACACGCATCTCGGGCGCATCGGAAAAAAGGCGTGA
- a CDS encoding DUF2948 family protein: MDTLKLIALDEEDLQILSAHLQDSVLKIADIDYLPAEQRLVLAVNRFVWELAADGKRHRTFERRRTALHFARVTSLKATGIERRYKDDVLSLLAIRFIAGDAPSGTIELTFAANKALRFEVEAIEAQLTDLGPVWETEFKPEHDA, from the coding sequence ATGGACACTCTCAAACTCATCGCGCTTGATGAGGAAGATCTGCAAATCCTTTCTGCGCATCTGCAGGATTCCGTGCTGAAAATAGCCGATATCGATTATCTGCCTGCCGAACAGCGTTTGGTTCTGGCTGTCAATCGCTTCGTCTGGGAATTGGCCGCCGATGGCAAACGCCACCGCACGTTTGAACGCCGGCGCACGGCATTGCATTTTGCGCGGGTGACGAGCCTCAAGGCGACCGGTATCGAACGCCGCTACAAGGACGATGTACTGTCACTTCTGGCAATCCGGTTCATCGCCGGGGATGCCCCTTCAGGGACGATCGAACTGACATTCGCCGCCAACAAGGCGCTGCGTTTTGAGGTGGAAGCTATCGAAGCACAGCTTACGGATCTCGGACCTGTCTGGGAAACCGAGTTCAAGCCGGAACATGATGCCTGA
- a CDS encoding Maf-like protein, with protein MSDQHKLVLASGSPRRLALLGQIGLEPDRLLPADVDETPLRAEHPRSLARRLSRLKAEKVAGELKGDAELGNSYIIAADTVVAVGRRILPKAEILDDATSCLRLLSGRSHRVYTGLCLVTPKGKIRQELIETRVRFKRLSREELESYLASGEWRGKAGGYAIQGLAGGFVVKLVGSYSNVVGLPLYETAGLLHGEGYPVYANWQSSAH; from the coding sequence ATGAGCGATCAACACAAACTGGTTCTGGCATCCGGCTCGCCGCGCCGTCTGGCGCTTCTGGGCCAGATCGGCCTGGAGCCCGATCGCCTTTTGCCCGCCGATGTGGACGAAACGCCTCTGCGTGCCGAACATCCGCGTTCCCTCGCACGCCGCCTGTCGCGCCTGAAAGCCGAGAAAGTCGCGGGTGAGTTGAAGGGCGATGCCGAGCTTGGCAATTCCTATATTATCGCCGCCGATACGGTCGTGGCGGTTGGTCGGCGTATCTTGCCGAAGGCCGAAATTCTCGATGATGCGACAAGCTGCCTGCGCCTTTTGTCCGGCCGTTCGCACCGCGTCTATACGGGCCTGTGCCTTGTTACGCCGAAGGGCAAGATTCGTCAGGAATTGATTGAAACGCGTGTGCGCTTCAAACGTCTTTCGCGCGAGGAGCTGGAGAGTTATCTTGCGTCAGGTGAATGGCGCGGGAAAGCCGGTGGCTACGCCATTCAGGGACTAGCAGGTGGTTTTGTCGTCAAGCTGGTTGGTTCCTACAGCAATGTGGTTGGCCTGCCTCTATACGAAACTGCCGGCCTCCTGCATGGCGAGGGTTATCCCGTCTATGCCAATTGGCAATCATCGGCGCATTAG
- a CDS encoding UPF0262 family protein has product MTATGNTDARLIDVELDETIGRSTPDVEHERAVAIFDLIEENSFRPVSDEGTGPYRLKLSLIETRLVFAISREAGDDVVTHILSLTPLRKVVKDYFMICESYYEAIRSSSPSKIEAIDMGRRGLHNEGSQALMDRLSGKIEVDFDTARRLFTLVCVLHWRG; this is encoded by the coding sequence ATGACAGCAACGGGCAATACCGATGCGCGATTGATTGATGTGGAGTTGGACGAGACCATCGGCCGCTCCACGCCTGATGTTGAGCATGAGCGGGCCGTTGCCATTTTTGACCTCATTGAGGAAAACAGCTTTCGCCCTGTGAGTGACGAGGGAACAGGCCCCTATCGCTTAAAGCTTTCCCTGATAGAAACACGGCTGGTCTTTGCCATTTCCCGGGAAGCGGGTGACGATGTTGTCACCCATATTCTGTCCCTGACGCCGCTGCGTAAGGTTGTGAAAGACTATTTCATGATCTGCGAGAGCTATTACGAGGCAATCCGGTCTTCCAGCCCGAGCAAGATTGAAGCGATTGATATGGGGCGAAGAGGGCTGCACAATGAAGGGTCGCAAGCGCTGATGGATCGCCTGAGTGGCAAGATCGAGGTGGATTTCGACACGGCCCGCCGCCTCTTTACGTTGGTATGTGTGCTGCATTGGCGGGGGTGA
- a CDS encoding arsenate-mycothiol transferase ArsC encodes MPTAVLFICGMNSIRSPIAETLARSLLPPRVYVASAGVEKGEPDPFVDAVLEELGLKRISTHPRTFEELEDDYFDLIITLSPKAHHMALELTRTTSVHVEYWPTPDPTLVRGRRDQIMEAYRDVRDNLKHHIQERFG; translated from the coding sequence ATGCCAACCGCCGTGCTTTTTATTTGCGGGATGAATTCCATCCGCTCGCCTATTGCCGAAACACTGGCCCGCAGCCTTTTGCCGCCACGGGTCTATGTCGCTTCGGCCGGTGTGGAAAAGGGTGAGCCCGACCCATTTGTCGACGCGGTGCTGGAAGAGCTGGGTTTGAAGCGCATTTCCACCCATCCGCGTACTTTCGAAGAACTGGAAGACGACTATTTTGACCTGATCATCACATTGTCGCCCAAGGCTCATCATATGGCGCTGGAACTCACCCGCACCACATCGGTTCACGTGGAATATTGGCCGACACCTGATCCAACGCTGGTGCGTGGCCGCCGCGATCAGATTATGGAAGCCTATCGCGATGTCAGGGATAACCTTAAACATCACATTCAGGAGCGTTTCGGCTAG
- the infA gene encoding translation initiation factor IF-1, producing the protein MAKEEVLEFPGLVTELLPNAMFRVKLENDHEIIAHTAGRMRKNRIRVLAGDKVLVEMTPYDLTKGRITYRFK; encoded by the coding sequence ATGGCGAAAGAAGAAGTACTAGAGTTTCCTGGTCTCGTGACGGAGCTGTTGCCCAACGCGATGTTCCGGGTAAAACTCGAAAATGATCATGAAATCATTGCTCACACGGCTGGTCGTATGCGCAAGAACCGCATCCGCGTTCTGGCAGGTGACAAGGTTCTTGTTGAAATGACTCCATACGATCTGACCAAGGGTCGCATTACCTACCGCTTCAAATAA
- a CDS encoding glycosyltransferase: MAGISGEITRKRSICIGTITRNRPLMLQNLLKSYAHMRVPEGTRIHFLIVENNDQATLQDVVAAFCRQVPQCSVRYEIEPRLGIAFARNRVLECAIDAGDDLLTFADDDETVEIDWLVQLLAERDAYDLDIVGSPVRLAPPAPDATLWQKMIWSGMELANRKSEAKYLSKRNSGQMHRIRIATGSWMGNLAFFRRTGVRFDNGLALAGGEDWRLWADASKLGAKTGWTPQAIAYETVPQDRLTFAYQYRRSRDISTIEMRAKLRKRRIITLLRLPGSLVGRILSVCLYLIAVPFTKGRTLVKAASRLGSIVGLLRACFGKESSHYQRVSGA; the protein is encoded by the coding sequence ATGGCGGGCATATCCGGAGAAATTACACGCAAGCGTAGCATCTGTATTGGCACGATCACCCGTAATCGGCCTTTGATGTTGCAAAACCTTTTGAAATCCTACGCCCATATGCGCGTGCCGGAGGGGACACGCATCCATTTCCTCATTGTTGAGAACAATGATCAGGCTACGCTGCAGGACGTCGTGGCCGCATTTTGCAGGCAAGTCCCGCAATGTTCCGTCCGGTATGAGATAGAACCACGTCTTGGCATTGCGTTTGCACGCAATCGCGTTCTCGAATGTGCGATTGATGCAGGCGATGATTTGCTTACCTTCGCGGATGACGACGAGACAGTGGAAATAGATTGGCTGGTACAATTGCTTGCTGAGCGGGACGCCTATGATCTGGACATTGTCGGATCGCCTGTTCGCCTTGCCCCGCCTGCACCTGACGCAACCCTGTGGCAGAAAATGATCTGGTCCGGCATGGAACTGGCCAACCGGAAGAGTGAGGCAAAATATCTGAGCAAGCGTAATAGCGGTCAGATGCATCGCATAAGGATCGCAACCGGAAGTTGGATGGGAAATCTGGCGTTCTTCCGCCGCACCGGCGTGCGTTTTGACAATGGCCTTGCACTGGCAGGCGGCGAGGATTGGCGGCTTTGGGCCGATGCCAGCAAGCTTGGCGCCAAAACAGGCTGGACACCCCAGGCAATTGCCTATGAAACCGTGCCGCAAGACCGGCTAACTTTTGCCTATCAGTACCGGCGCAGCCGCGATATCAGCACGATTGAGATGCGAGCCAAATTGCGGAAAAGACGAATCATAACGCTTCTGCGTTTGCCGGGCTCACTTGTCGGCAGGATATTGTCTGTTTGTCTTTACCTGATTGCTGTGCCGTTCACGAAGGGAAGAACTCTGGTCAAGGCCGCATCGCGCCTCGGCAGCATTGTCGGCCTCCTGCGGGCATGTTTTGGCAAAGAATCATCGCACTACCAGCGCGTCAGCGGTGCATGA
- a CDS encoding polysaccharide deacetylase family protein, which produces MPIPILMYHQIDKPAGRGSPFRYLTVDPGNFQRQMKWLKRMGFTGLSMRDLQPYLAGEKTGKVVGITFDDGFRNVYVHALPVLNELGFTATNYFVSRQIGGFNQWDVPVGVPHAPCMSKVEMLEWAAMGHEVGAHTLDHVHLVQVDLDEARRQITGSRRELEDMLGSTVDAFCYPYGDLSGDVRTIVEEAGFTTATTTQRGRATPEDDKLLLPRKIVRRTDGWLNVLRKSVTG; this is translated from the coding sequence ATGCCAATACCCATATTGATGTACCATCAGATCGATAAGCCAGCAGGACGGGGCAGCCCATTCCGCTATTTGACCGTGGACCCCGGCAATTTTCAGCGCCAGATGAAATGGCTCAAACGCATGGGCTTTACGGGGCTGTCGATGCGCGATTTGCAACCCTATCTCGCGGGTGAAAAGACCGGCAAGGTGGTTGGCATTACCTTTGATGACGGTTTCCGTAACGTCTATGTCCACGCACTGCCTGTCCTTAACGAACTTGGCTTCACCGCAACGAATTATTTCGTCAGCCGGCAGATCGGGGGCTTCAATCAATGGGACGTGCCCGTAGGCGTTCCCCATGCGCCGTGCATGTCCAAGGTGGAAATGCTGGAATGGGCCGCAATGGGGCACGAAGTTGGTGCTCATACGCTTGATCATGTGCATCTGGTACAGGTCGATCTTGATGAAGCCCGGCGCCAGATTACCGGTTCACGACGCGAACTCGAAGACATGCTTGGCAGCACTGTGGATGCCTTTTGTTATCCCTATGGCGATTTGTCCGGCGATGTCAGGACGATAGTTGAGGAAGCAGGCTTTACGACTGCCACCACAACCCAGCGGGGCCGGGCAACACCCGAGGATGACAAACTGCTCTTGCCGCGCAAGATCGTCCGCCGCACCGATGGCTGGCTGAATGTTTTGCGTAAATCCGTGACCGGCTGA
- a CDS encoding DUF1127 domain-containing protein, with protein MSLRNRIQKWRQYRQNLYELQLCTDRHLADLGIARSDIRRLAWQACS; from the coding sequence ATGAGCCTTCGCAACCGCATCCAAAAATGGCGCCAGTACCGTCAGAACCTGTACGAACTCCAATTATGCACCGATCGCCATCTTGCTGATCTTGGCATTGCGCGCTCGGACATCCGCCGCCTCGCATGGCAGGCCTGCAGTTAA